One segment of Panicum virgatum strain AP13 chromosome 3K, P.virgatum_v5, whole genome shotgun sequence DNA contains the following:
- the LOC120699706 gene encoding uncharacterized protein LOC120699706 isoform X2 yields MLKGRTMAPRSPEPGVEAACGCRPEQPSAVAGPRDGWPRQSWIQGRVELRPQRVQSGAAVAELCPCASPLPRLSDSSLWTVAAAGRLPDGAQRAVPKEPGRAEMRSEPASGKGGVAARRRSVAGGWFAGASCEGALGSLLAYCHTGVDKELRSGRQAANNQQRFGEGKQQGHNTCSFVSASR; encoded by the exons ATGCTGAAGGGGCGCACGATGGCGCCGCGAAGCCCCGAGcctggcgtggaggcggcgtgcGGGTGTCGCCCGGAGCAGCCATCCGCGGTGGCCGGACCTCGAGATGGATGGCCAAGGCAATCGTGGATCCAGGGACGGGTTGAGCTCCGGCCCCAGCGCGTTCAATCAGGGGCTGCTGTAGCGGAGCTTTGCCCTTGTGCGTCGCCTCTGCCGCGGCTCAGCGACTCTTCTCTGTGGACGGTTGCGGCTGCTGGACGCCTCCCCGACGGGGCCCAGCGAGCCGTCCCGAAGGAGCCAGGGAGGGCGGAGATGAGGAGTGAGCCAGCGTCTGGCAAGGGAGGCGTGGCGGCGCGTAGGAGATCTGTGGCGGGTGGCTGGTTCGCAGGCGCGTCTTGCGAGGGCGCCCTCGGCAGTCTCTTGGCGTACTGCCACACTGGAGTGGATAAGGAGCTGAGGAGCGGCAGGCAAGCAGCCAACAACCAGCAGCGATTCGGGGAAGGGAAGCAGCAAG GGCATAACACTTGTAGTTTTGTATCGGCAAGCAG GTAA
- the LOC120699706 gene encoding uncharacterized protein LOC120699706 isoform X1, which translates to MLKGRTMAPRSPEPGVEAACGCRPEQPSAVAGPRDGWPRQSWIQGRVELRPQRVQSGAAVAELCPCASPLPRLSDSSLWTVAAAGRLPDGAQRAVPKEPGRAEMRSEPASGKGGVAARRRSVAGGWFAGASCEGALGSLLAYCHTGVDKELRSGRQAANNQQRFGEGKQQGSSHQFQLGITLVVLYRQAGNCFGVVQKPNKQLMLYF; encoded by the exons ATGCTGAAGGGGCGCACGATGGCGCCGCGAAGCCCCGAGcctggcgtggaggcggcgtgcGGGTGTCGCCCGGAGCAGCCATCCGCGGTGGCCGGACCTCGAGATGGATGGCCAAGGCAATCGTGGATCCAGGGACGGGTTGAGCTCCGGCCCCAGCGCGTTCAATCAGGGGCTGCTGTAGCGGAGCTTTGCCCTTGTGCGTCGCCTCTGCCGCGGCTCAGCGACTCTTCTCTGTGGACGGTTGCGGCTGCTGGACGCCTCCCCGACGGGGCCCAGCGAGCCGTCCCGAAGGAGCCAGGGAGGGCGGAGATGAGGAGTGAGCCAGCGTCTGGCAAGGGAGGCGTGGCGGCGCGTAGGAGATCTGTGGCGGGTGGCTGGTTCGCAGGCGCGTCTTGCGAGGGCGCCCTCGGCAGTCTCTTGGCGTACTGCCACACTGGAGTGGATAAGGAGCTGAGGAGCGGCAGGCAAGCAGCCAACAACCAGCAGCGATTCGGGGAAGGGAAGCAGCAAGGTAGCTCACACCAATTTCAGTTG GGCATAACACTTGTAGTTTTGTATCGGCAAGCAG GTAATTGTTTTGGCGTGGTGCAGAAGCCCAACAAACAGCTCATGCTCTACTTTTAG